In a single window of the Magnolia sinica isolate HGM2019 chromosome 7, MsV1, whole genome shotgun sequence genome:
- the LOC131251801 gene encoding pectinesterase inhibitor 3-like: protein MPLLFFLLALLSLTSETRYVTAGNADTAQNLLRVSCSRARYRTLCVKSLSPLALSAKTPADLARASVTVCLDRAQNASGFVSRLANIRNVSKREKAALQDCVEVLSDSVNELRRTLSALQHVRAGNFRWQMSNAQTWVSAALTDVDTCVDGFQSVSGVVKTALRKRMRHVARVTSNTLYLINRAAAAHTGNR from the coding sequence ATgcccctcctcttcttcctcctagCTCTCCTCTCTCTCACCTCCGAAACTCGATACGTTACGGCCGGAAATGCCGATACGGCACAAAAtctcctgcgcgtatcgtgctcCCGCGCCCGGTACCGTACGCTCTGCGTCAAGAGCCTCTCCCCCTTGGCGCTCTCAGCCAAGACCCCCGCCGACCTCGCCAGGGCATCCGTAACGGTCTGCCTAGACCGGGCCCAAAACGCGTCGGGATTCGTGTCCCGGCTCGCCAACATCCGAAACGTCTCCAAGAGAGAGAAGGCCGCACTCCAGGACTGCGTCGAGGTGCTGTCGGACTCCGTCAACGAGCTCCGCCGCACGCTCTCGGCGCTCCAGCACGTGCGTGCCGGCAACTTCCGGTGGCAGATGAGCAACGCCCAGACGTGGGTCAGTGCGGCGTTGACGGACGTCGACACGTGCGTCGACGGGTTCCAGAGCGTCAGCGGGGTCGTCAAAACGGCCCTCAGGAAGAGGATGCGGCACGTCGCACGTGTGACAAGCAACACGCTCTACCTCATCAATCGCGCTGCGGCAGCACACACGGGGAACCGTTGA